The following proteins are encoded in a genomic region of Planococcus lenghuensis:
- the prfA gene encoding peptide chain release factor 1 encodes MFDRLQTLEDRYDRLNEMLSDPDIINDTTKLREYSKEQSDLQATVDAYREYKDVSAQLSDAKTMLDDKMDADMREMVKEELNELEDRREQLEERLHMLLLPKDPNDDKNVIMEVRGAAGGDEAALFAGDLYRMYSRYAEANGWKVQVMDASPTGLGGFKEVVFMITGKGAYSRMKYENGAHRVQRVPETESGGRIHTSTATVACLAEAEEVEVEIHDNDIRVDTYASSGAGGQSVNTTMSAVRLTHLPTGTVVTCQDEKSQIKNKESAMKVLRARVYDKFQQEAQAEYDAVRKSAVGTGDRSERIRTYNFPQNRVTDHRIGLTIQKLDQILQGKMDEIIDALIVEEQSAKMESLNEQQG; translated from the coding sequence ATTTTTGACAGGCTGCAGACGCTCGAAGACCGGTATGACCGGCTCAATGAAATGCTGAGCGATCCGGATATTATTAATGATACAACCAAATTGCGGGAGTATTCGAAAGAGCAGTCGGATCTGCAGGCTACGGTGGATGCTTATCGGGAATATAAAGATGTATCAGCTCAGCTGAGCGACGCGAAAACGATGCTGGATGATAAAATGGACGCGGATATGCGCGAAATGGTGAAAGAAGAGCTGAACGAGCTCGAAGACCGCCGCGAACAGCTGGAAGAACGACTGCATATGCTGCTGCTGCCGAAAGATCCGAATGATGACAAAAACGTCATCATGGAAGTGCGGGGGGCAGCGGGCGGAGACGAAGCGGCATTATTTGCAGGGGATCTGTACCGGATGTACAGCCGCTATGCGGAAGCGAACGGCTGGAAAGTTCAAGTGATGGACGCTTCTCCGACCGGTCTCGGCGGATTCAAGGAAGTGGTCTTCATGATTACCGGGAAAGGCGCTTATTCCCGCATGAAATACGAAAACGGGGCACACCGCGTGCAGCGGGTGCCGGAAACGGAATCAGGCGGACGTATCCATACGTCAACGGCGACAGTCGCCTGTCTGGCCGAAGCGGAAGAAGTGGAAGTTGAGATTCATGATAACGACATCCGGGTGGACACGTATGCATCAAGCGGCGCCGGCGGCCAGTCGGTCAATACGACCATGTCGGCAGTCCGGCTGACACATTTGCCGACGGGTACTGTCGTAACATGCCAGGACGAAAAATCGCAGATCAAAAATAAGGAATCCGCGATGAAAGTGCTGCGTGCCCGCGTCTATGATAAATTCCAGCAGGAAGCCCAAGCTGAATATGATGCTGTACGGAAGTCAGCTGTCGGAACCGGCGACCGCTCGGAACGCATTCGGACGTACAACTTCCCGCAGAACCGGGTGACAGACCACCGCATCGGGTTGACTATCCAGAAATTGGATCAGATCTTGCAGGGAAAGATGGATGAAATCATCGACGCATTGATTGTGGAAGAACAATCGGCGAAAATGGAGTCATTGAATGAACAGCAAGGATAA
- a CDS encoding thymidine kinase, with protein MYVMKQSGWVEVICGSMFSGKSEELIRRIRRAQFAKQQIAVFKPRIDDRYSKEAVVSHNGSTVIAHPISHSDEMWKYITDEFDVIAIDEAQFFDEAITENVQKLADHGFRVIVAGLDQDFRGKPFGPMPDLLSVAEQVTKLQAVCTVCGSPASRTQRLIDGRPAGADDPIILVGASEAYEPRCRHHHEVPAGVTVTEF; from the coding sequence ATGTACGTAATGAAACAATCGGGCTGGGTGGAAGTGATCTGCGGCAGCATGTTCTCAGGGAAATCAGAGGAGCTGATCCGCCGCATCCGCCGGGCGCAATTTGCCAAACAGCAAATCGCCGTTTTTAAACCGCGAATCGATGACCGCTACAGCAAGGAAGCGGTCGTTTCCCATAATGGATCGACGGTGATTGCCCATCCGATCAGCCATTCTGATGAGATGTGGAAGTATATCACAGATGAATTTGATGTCATTGCAATAGATGAAGCCCAATTTTTTGATGAGGCGATTACAGAAAATGTACAAAAGCTGGCCGATCATGGCTTTCGGGTGATCGTCGCCGGCTTGGATCAGGATTTCCGCGGCAAACCGTTTGGTCCGATGCCGGATTTATTGTCGGTTGCCGAGCAAGTGACGAAATTGCAGGCCGTATGCACGGTATGCGGATCACCTGCCAGCCGCACGCAGCGGCTGATCGACGGCCGGCCTGCCGGAGCGGATGATCCCATCATTCTTGTCGGGGCATCCGAAGCCTACGAGCCCCGCTGCCGGCATCATCATGAGGTGCCCGCAGGTGTAACGGTTACGGAATTTTAG
- the rpmE gene encoding 50S ribosomal protein L31 gives MKSAIHPDYKQATVTCSCGNTFHTGSVKEDIRVEVCNECHPFYTGRQKFAAADGRVDRFNKKYGIKSDNE, from the coding sequence ATGAAATCAGCAATTCACCCAGATTACAAACAAGCAACAGTCACATGTTCTTGCGGAAACACGTTCCATACTGGTTCCGTTAAAGAAGACATCCGTGTAGAGGTTTGCAACGAATGCCACCCATTCTACACAGGCCGCCAGAAATTCGCAGCTGCGGATGGCCGTGTTGACCGTTTCAACAAAAAATATGGCATCAAATCAGACAACGAATAA
- the rho gene encoding transcription termination factor Rho encodes MATITISSLENMTLKELYALAREYKLTNYSKLTKKELIFAILKTRAEQEGFFFMEGVLEIIQSEGFGFLRPINYSPSSQDIYISASQIRRFDLRNGDKVSGKVRPPKENERYFGLLQVEAVNGEDPEVAKERVHFPGLTPLYPDRQIKLESTSGRLSSRIIDLVAPVGFGQRGLIVAPPKAGKTMLLKEVANSITVNYPEAELIVLLIDERPEEVTDIERSVDADVVSSTFDEVPDNHVKVAELVLERAMRLVEHKRDVIILMDSITRLARAYNLVIPPSGRTLSGGIDPAAFHRPKRFFGAARNIEEGGSLTILATALVETGSRMDEVIYEEFKGTGNMELHLDRSLAERRIFPALDVRRSGTRKEELLLDADQLEKLWLIRKTFSDSHDFGERFLRKLKQTKTNEEFFDQLTGEIRAHKSSKGLL; translated from the coding sequence ATGGCAACAATAACCATCTCCTCATTGGAGAATATGACGTTGAAAGAGCTGTATGCTCTGGCGCGTGAATACAAATTGACTAATTACAGCAAACTTACAAAGAAAGAACTCATTTTCGCAATCCTGAAGACCCGTGCGGAACAGGAAGGCTTTTTCTTCATGGAAGGCGTACTGGAAATCATCCAGTCGGAAGGCTTTGGATTCCTGCGCCCGATCAATTACTCCCCGAGTTCACAAGACATCTACATTTCCGCATCGCAAATCCGGCGCTTTGATCTACGGAACGGAGATAAAGTATCCGGGAAAGTACGGCCGCCAAAAGAAAATGAACGCTATTTCGGTCTCTTGCAAGTGGAAGCGGTTAACGGGGAAGATCCGGAAGTCGCAAAAGAACGCGTCCATTTCCCGGGTCTTACACCGCTGTATCCGGATCGCCAGATCAAACTGGAATCCACGTCCGGCCGTCTATCGAGCCGCATCATTGATCTGGTTGCGCCAGTCGGTTTCGGTCAGCGCGGACTCATCGTCGCTCCGCCGAAAGCCGGAAAGACCATGTTGCTGAAAGAAGTGGCCAATTCCATCACAGTCAATTATCCGGAAGCGGAATTGATCGTATTACTGATCGATGAACGTCCGGAAGAAGTAACGGACATTGAGCGGTCCGTCGATGCCGACGTTGTCTCTTCGACGTTCGATGAAGTGCCGGATAACCATGTAAAAGTTGCAGAACTCGTACTCGAGCGCGCGATGCGCCTTGTCGAACATAAACGGGATGTCATCATTCTGATGGATTCCATCACCCGCCTGGCCCGTGCGTACAATCTGGTCATCCCGCCAAGCGGCCGTACCCTCTCCGGCGGAATCGATCCGGCCGCATTCCACAGACCGAAGCGCTTTTTCGGTGCTGCCCGGAACATTGAAGAAGGCGGCAGCTTGACTATCCTGGCGACTGCCCTTGTTGAAACCGGCTCCCGGATGGACGAAGTCATTTATGAAGAGTTCAAAGGAACCGGCAACATGGAACTGCACCTGGACCGGAGCCTTGCCGAACGGCGCATCTTCCCGGCGCTTGACGTCCGCCGCTCCGGCACCCGGAAAGAGGAATTGCTGCTGGATGCCGATCAGCTTGAAAAACTATGGCTCATCCGCAAAACTTTCTCTGATTCCCATGATTTCGGCGAACGCTTCCTGCGCAAGTTGAAACAGACGAAGACCAATGAAGAGTTCTTTGACCAGCTGACCGGGGAAATCCGGGCCCATAAAAGCAGCAAAGGGTTACTTTAA
- the glpX gene encoding class II fructose-bisphosphatase — protein sequence MERSLSMELVRVTEAAAIASARWMGRGLKNEADDAATSAMRTVFDTIPMQGVVVIGEGEMDEAPMLYIGEELGTGHGPEVDVAVDPLEGTNIVASGGWNALAVLAVADRGNLLNAPDMYMDKIAVGPEAVGKVDINAPVIDNLRAVAKAKNKNIEDVVATILNRERHAEIIEQIREAGARIKLISDGDVAGAINTAFEQTGVDILFGSGGAPEGVIAAVGLKCLGGELQGKLLPQNAEEEERCRQMGLDVNKVLYMDDLVKGEDAIFAATGVTDGELLRGVRVQGASSMTHSLVMRAKSGTVRFVEGQHSLQKKPNLVMND from the coding sequence ATGGAGCGAAGTTTATCGATGGAGTTGGTCCGCGTGACTGAAGCGGCAGCAATTGCTTCAGCCAGATGGATGGGACGCGGCCTGAAAAACGAAGCGGACGATGCAGCGACAAGTGCCATGCGGACAGTTTTCGATACGATTCCGATGCAGGGTGTGGTTGTAATCGGAGAAGGCGAAATGGACGAAGCGCCGATGCTTTATATCGGCGAAGAGCTTGGAACCGGTCATGGACCTGAAGTGGATGTGGCAGTCGATCCGCTGGAAGGCACGAACATCGTGGCATCCGGCGGCTGGAATGCGCTGGCCGTACTGGCCGTTGCAGATCGCGGAAACCTGTTGAACGCACCTGACATGTACATGGATAAAATCGCTGTCGGGCCGGAAGCGGTCGGCAAAGTCGACATCAACGCACCGGTGATCGACAACCTTCGGGCAGTGGCAAAAGCGAAGAATAAAAACATTGAAGATGTGGTGGCAACGATTCTGAACCGGGAACGCCATGCGGAGATCATTGAACAGATCCGTGAAGCCGGCGCGCGCATCAAGCTGATCAGCGACGGCGATGTAGCGGGAGCCATCAATACCGCTTTTGAACAGACAGGTGTAGACATTCTGTTTGGATCCGGCGGCGCTCCGGAAGGTGTCATCGCTGCAGTGGGCCTCAAATGCCTCGGCGGAGAACTTCAAGGAAAATTGCTGCCGCAGAATGCTGAAGAGGAAGAGCGCTGCAGACAGATGGGACTCGACGTCAATAAAGTTCTCTACATGGATGATCTTGTGAAAGGTGAAGATGCCATTTTCGCTGCGACCGGTGTTACGGATGGTGAATTGCTCCGCGGCGTTCGAGTCCAAGGGGCATCCAGCATGACCCATTCGCTCGTCATGCGTGCAAAATCCGGCACTGTCCGTTTTGTCGAAGGACAGCACAGCCTCCAGAAAAAACCGAATCTTGTGATGAACGATTAA
- a CDS encoding UDP-N-acetylglucosamine 1-carboxyvinyltransferase, producing MDVYKIRGGKRLSGTIKVNGAKNSAVALIPASILASSPVQIDGLPEISDVWTLKSILEEIGGQVTFKDGTMEIDPSQMTDMPLPNGNVKKLRASYYMMGAMLGRFKHAVIGMPGGCFLGPRPIDQHIKGFEALGATVTNEHGAIYLRADELRGAKIYLDVASVGATINIMLAAVRAKGQTVIENAAKEPEIIDVATLLTNMGAKIKGAGTSVIRIDGVDELHGTRHTIIPDRIEAGTFMIMAAAIGDGIKIDNVIPFHLEALIAKLREMGVEVEEGEESIFIPRAESLRSVDVKTLVYPGFPTDLQQPFSVLMTQAEGASIVTDTVYSARFKHIDELRRMNAEGRVEGQMAVLFGPTPLNAANVKASDLRAGAALVIAGLLAEGETEVRDIYHVERGYSNLTDKLQGLGADIRKETAEPVPGMKFNSRNG from the coding sequence ATGGATGTATACAAAATCCGGGGCGGGAAACGCCTCTCCGGAACCATTAAAGTGAATGGCGCGAAGAACAGTGCAGTTGCATTGATTCCCGCCTCGATTTTGGCGAGTTCACCTGTACAGATTGACGGACTGCCGGAAATTTCGGATGTGTGGACGCTGAAAAGTATTCTGGAAGAAATCGGCGGACAAGTCACGTTCAAGGACGGCACAATGGAAATCGATCCTTCTCAAATGACAGATATGCCGCTGCCGAACGGCAACGTAAAAAAACTGCGCGCTTCCTATTATATGATGGGGGCGATGCTCGGCCGGTTCAAACATGCAGTCATCGGTATGCCCGGCGGCTGTTTCCTTGGACCGCGGCCGATCGACCAGCACATCAAGGGCTTTGAAGCACTCGGTGCAACGGTCACCAATGAACACGGAGCCATCTATCTCCGGGCAGACGAACTTCGCGGCGCCAAGATTTACCTGGACGTCGCAAGTGTCGGTGCGACCATTAATATCATGCTGGCAGCTGTGCGGGCAAAAGGACAGACTGTCATTGAAAACGCGGCGAAAGAACCGGAAATCATTGACGTTGCCACGCTTTTGACCAATATGGGCGCAAAAATCAAGGGAGCCGGCACAAGTGTGATTCGGATCGACGGTGTGGATGAACTCCACGGCACCCGTCACACGATCATTCCTGACCGCATCGAAGCAGGCACATTCATGATCATGGCAGCCGCCATTGGCGATGGCATCAAAATCGATAATGTGATTCCGTTTCATTTGGAAGCGCTGATCGCCAAATTACGGGAGATGGGTGTCGAAGTGGAAGAAGGCGAAGAGTCGATCTTTATCCCAAGGGCCGAATCCCTTCGTTCCGTTGATGTAAAGACACTTGTCTACCCAGGTTTTCCGACGGATCTGCAACAGCCGTTTTCCGTGTTGATGACCCAGGCGGAAGGTGCCTCGATTGTTACGGACACCGTCTACTCCGCGCGCTTTAAGCACATTGATGAATTGCGCCGGATGAACGCGGAAGGACGGGTGGAAGGCCAGATGGCTGTCCTGTTCGGACCGACGCCGCTCAACGCGGCAAACGTGAAAGCCAGTGATCTGCGCGCAGGCGCAGCACTCGTCATTGCCGGATTGCTTGCGGAAGGGGAAACGGAAGTTCGCGATATTTACCATGTGGAGCGCGGTTATTCCAACCTGACCGATAAGCTTCAGGGTCTTGGAGCCGACATCCGGAAAGAGACTGCGGAACCGGTGCCCGGCATGAAATTCAACAGCAGAAACGGCTGA
- the fsa gene encoding fructose-6-phosphate aldolase: MKFFIDTANFDEIKEAHSWGILSGVTTNPSLVAKEKNVSFHDRLKEIADLVDGPISGEVISLDAEGMLKEGRELAAIAPNIVVKLPMTPEGLKACAVLTSEGIKTNVTLIFSVNQALLAARAGATFVSPFLGRLDDIGHNGMDLIDQIAQIFIVHNIDTEIIAASIRHPQHVTDAALNGAHIGTMPIKVMQQMFKHPLTDKGIEAFLADWEKRKSE; the protein is encoded by the coding sequence ATGAAATTTTTTATTGATACAGCCAATTTTGATGAAATTAAAGAAGCGCATTCATGGGGGATCCTCTCAGGGGTCACAACAAACCCGTCACTCGTGGCGAAAGAGAAAAACGTATCGTTCCATGACCGCCTGAAAGAAATTGCAGACCTCGTCGACGGCCCGATCAGCGGAGAAGTCATTTCGCTTGATGCGGAAGGCATGCTGAAAGAAGGCCGGGAACTGGCGGCGATTGCACCGAATATCGTTGTAAAACTCCCGATGACACCGGAAGGTCTGAAAGCCTGTGCCGTTCTTACATCTGAAGGCATCAAAACGAATGTAACACTCATTTTCTCTGTCAACCAGGCATTGCTTGCTGCGCGTGCAGGGGCGACATTCGTTTCGCCGTTCCTCGGACGTCTGGATGATATCGGCCATAACGGCATGGATCTGATTGATCAAATCGCTCAAATCTTTATTGTGCATAACATTGACACGGAAATCATCGCGGCTTCCATCCGCCATCCGCAGCACGTGACAGACGCGGCGCTGAACGGTGCCCATATCGGCACAATGCCGATCAAAGTCATGCAGCAGATGTTCAAGCACCCGCTGACGGACAAAGGAATCGAAGCATTCCTGGCCGATTGGGAAAAACGGAAGTCAGAGTAA
- a CDS encoding class II fructose-bisphosphate aldolase: MPLVSMKDMMIKGKQEGYAVGQFNLNNLEFTQGILQAAQEENSPLICGVSEGAARYMGGFYTVVQMVKGLMEDYKITVPVAIHLDHGSSFEKCKEAIDAGFTSVMIDASHHPVEENIEVTKKVVEYAHARGVSVEAELGVVGGQEDDVIADGVIYADPEECRQLVEQTGIDCLAPALGSVHGPYKGEPNLGFEEMEIISKQSDVPLVLHGGTGIPVKDVQRAISLGTSKINVNTESQIAATEAIRDALNKDQDVYDPRKYLGPAREAIKETVKGKMRDFGSSQKA, translated from the coding sequence ATGCCGTTAGTGTCAATGAAAGATATGATGATCAAAGGAAAACAGGAAGGTTATGCCGTCGGCCAATTCAATCTGAACAACCTGGAATTCACGCAAGGGATTCTGCAGGCTGCTCAGGAAGAAAACTCTCCGCTGATCTGTGGCGTGTCAGAAGGCGCTGCCCGCTATATGGGCGGATTCTATACGGTCGTTCAGATGGTGAAAGGTCTGATGGAAGACTATAAGATCACCGTTCCTGTTGCGATTCACCTTGATCATGGTTCAAGCTTCGAGAAATGCAAGGAAGCGATCGATGCAGGATTTACATCTGTCATGATCGATGCATCGCATCATCCTGTCGAAGAAAACATCGAAGTCACGAAAAAAGTAGTGGAGTATGCGCATGCACGCGGCGTTTCAGTTGAAGCGGAACTGGGCGTTGTCGGCGGCCAGGAAGATGATGTGATCGCTGATGGCGTTATTTATGCCGATCCGGAAGAATGCCGCCAGCTCGTCGAACAGACAGGCATTGACTGTCTCGCACCGGCACTCGGTTCTGTTCATGGTCCATATAAAGGGGAACCGAATCTCGGTTTTGAAGAAATGGAAATCATTTCGAAGCAGTCGGACGTACCGCTTGTTCTGCATGGTGGAACCGGCATTCCGGTGAAGGATGTACAGCGTGCAATTTCCCTTGGCACTTCAAAGATCAACGTCAATACAGAGAGCCAGATTGCAGCCACGGAGGCAATCCGTGATGCGCTGAATAAAGACCAGGACGTCTATGATCCGCGCAAATATCTCGGGCCTGCCCGCGAAGCGATCAAAGAAACCGTCAAAGGCAAAATGCGCGATTTCGGCAGCTCGCAAAAAGCATAA
- a CDS encoding response regulator produces the protein MKTILIVDDQPGIRLLLAEVFKKEGYHTVLASNGIEALRKTDETAPDAVLLDMKIPGMNGIEILKRLKAEKPDLPIMMMTAYGELDLIEESVSLGAVRYFTKPFDIFEVRDAVIQLLNP, from the coding sequence ATGAAAACCATTTTGATTGTTGATGATCAGCCGGGCATCCGGCTGCTGCTTGCTGAAGTGTTCAAAAAAGAAGGTTATCATACAGTGCTTGCGTCGAACGGCATCGAAGCGCTCCGCAAGACAGATGAGACAGCACCGGATGCCGTGCTGCTTGATATGAAGATACCGGGGATGAACGGAATCGAAATCCTGAAACGGCTGAAAGCTGAAAAGCCGGACCTGCCCATTATGATGATGACTGCATACGGTGAACTCGACCTGATCGAAGAATCTGTATCGCTCGGGGCCGTCCGCTATTTCACAAAGCCGTTCGATATATTCGAAGTCCGGGATGCCGTTATCCAGCTCCTGAATCCTTGA
- a CDS encoding DUF2529 family protein yields MKILTTQLTGLFQRIGKQEEAIEDTARVLAQAAIGEGIIYLAAFGEMEAVAATALDGAEPLPSAARWQPGTELASADRVWILARNDEGAALAQDLAGQFIPFAYLSAETYDNPDADAFLSLGIDKGLLPDDSGGRTVVPHALAALFVYHAVKMDIDEMLGE; encoded by the coding sequence ATGAAAATACTGACAACCCAGCTGACCGGCTTATTCCAGCGCATCGGCAAGCAGGAAGAAGCGATAGAAGATACAGCGCGCGTGCTCGCACAGGCAGCCATCGGCGAAGGCATCATTTACCTGGCGGCATTCGGTGAAATGGAAGCCGTAGCAGCAACGGCGCTGGACGGGGCAGAACCGCTCCCGTCCGCCGCACGCTGGCAGCCCGGAACCGAACTGGCAAGCGCCGACCGGGTATGGATCCTGGCCCGGAACGATGAAGGGGCGGCGCTGGCGCAGGACCTCGCCGGCCAGTTCATCCCATTCGCTTATTTAAGTGCAGAAACATACGACAACCCGGATGCGGATGCGTTTCTGTCTCTTGGCATCGACAAAGGCCTTCTGCCGGATGATTCCGGTGGCCGGACCGTCGTACCCCATGCGCTCGCTGCCCTCTTCGTTTATCATGCGGTGAAAATGGACATCGACGAAATGCTGGGAGAGTAG
- a CDS encoding CTP synthase, with translation MTKYIFVTGGVVSSLGKGITAASLGRLLKNRGLNVTIQKFDPYINVDPGTMSPYQHGEVFVTGDGAETDLDLGHYERFIDINLNKYSNVTTGKVYSTVLRKERRGDYLGGTVQVIPHITNEIKERLVRAGKEAHADVVITEIGGTVGDIESLPFLEAIRQMRSDFGRDDVMYIHCTLIPYIRAAGELKTKPTQHSVKELRSLGIQPNLIVVRTEQPVPQEMKDKIALFCDIRADEVIEARDAETLYEIPLHLQAQNMDQIVLDHLGIDAPEADMEEWKALIDRVKSLKKKVRIALVGKYVELQDAYISVVESLKHAGFAFDAEVEVEWVNAEHVNDDNVADLLAGCDGVLVPGGFGDRGIEGKITAIRHVRENKIPFFGICLGMQLASVEFARNVMKLNAAHSSELNAETAYPVIDLLPEQKDVEDLGGTLRLGLYPAKLQKDSKAFEAYGEELVYERHRHRYEFNNEFREEFETAGFIFSGTSPDGRLVEVIELPDHPWFVASQFHPEFVSRPTRPQPLFREFIRASLGEEA, from the coding sequence GTGACAAAGTACATTTTCGTGACTGGCGGTGTCGTTTCATCACTCGGAAAAGGGATTACGGCCGCATCGCTTGGCCGCCTGCTGAAAAATCGGGGACTGAACGTAACGATCCAGAAATTTGATCCCTATATCAACGTGGACCCGGGTACCATGAGCCCGTATCAGCACGGTGAAGTTTTCGTGACAGGCGATGGCGCGGAAACGGATCTTGATCTCGGCCATTATGAGCGGTTTATCGATATCAATCTGAATAAATACTCGAACGTAACGACAGGGAAAGTGTATTCGACTGTCCTTCGGAAAGAGCGGCGCGGCGATTACCTTGGCGGCACCGTGCAGGTGATTCCGCATATTACAAATGAAATCAAGGAACGGCTCGTACGGGCTGGCAAAGAAGCCCACGCGGATGTCGTCATCACGGAAATCGGCGGCACGGTCGGTGATATTGAATCCCTTCCATTCCTTGAAGCGATCCGCCAGATGCGGTCGGATTTCGGCCGCGATGATGTCATGTACATTCACTGTACACTGATTCCGTATATTCGGGCTGCGGGAGAACTGAAAACGAAACCAACGCAGCACAGCGTAAAAGAACTGCGTTCGCTCGGCATCCAGCCGAACCTCATCGTGGTGCGGACAGAACAGCCGGTACCGCAGGAAATGAAAGATAAAATTGCTCTGTTCTGTGATATCCGGGCAGATGAAGTCATTGAAGCGCGCGACGCGGAAACATTGTACGAAATCCCGCTTCACCTGCAGGCACAGAACATGGATCAGATCGTTCTCGATCACTTGGGCATCGACGCACCGGAAGCGGATATGGAAGAGTGGAAAGCGCTCATCGACCGCGTGAAGTCACTGAAAAAGAAGGTCCGCATCGCACTCGTCGGCAAATATGTGGAGCTGCAGGATGCCTATATTTCCGTTGTGGAATCACTGAAGCATGCCGGATTCGCTTTTGATGCAGAAGTCGAAGTGGAATGGGTCAACGCGGAGCACGTTAATGATGATAACGTAGCCGACTTGCTTGCGGGCTGTGATGGTGTCCTGGTGCCGGGCGGTTTCGGCGACCGCGGCATCGAAGGAAAGATCACGGCAATCCGTCATGTACGGGAAAACAAAATTCCGTTCTTTGGCATTTGTCTCGGCATGCAGCTGGCTTCTGTTGAATTTGCCCGCAATGTGATGAAGTTGAATGCTGCGCACTCCTCAGAATTGAATGCGGAAACAGCTTATCCGGTCATCGACTTGCTGCCGGAGCAGAAAGATGTCGAAGATCTCGGCGGCACACTCCGTCTCGGCCTTTATCCCGCTAAGCTCCAGAAAGATTCAAAGGCGTTTGAAGCGTACGGCGAGGAACTCGTTTACGAGCGTCACCGTCACCGTTATGAATTCAATAATGAATTCCGTGAAGAATTCGAAACAGCCGGCTTCATCTTTTCAGGCACGAGCCCGGACGGCCGGCTTGTCGAAGTGATCGAGCTGCCGGATCATCCATGGTTCGTCGCTTCGCAGTTCCATCCGGAATTCGTGTCGCGGCCAACTCGTCCGCAGCCGCTGTTCCGTGAATTCATCCGGGCATCGCTCGGTGAAGAAGCATAA
- the rpoE gene encoding DNA-directed RNA polymerase subunit delta, which produces MNIREMTKEEMQEEALIDLAFAVLEERRETMTYQELVAEISTLQGLPPEELKARLVQFYTDLNIDGRFLILGENRWGIREWYPVEQIEEESAPTVKTRKKKAKKVVEEEDEELEIDEDELEGFDDFDDVDDDDDDDDDDDDVTPAVTADDPDAVADVEVLDFDDDDDEEVDEIEGLVVEDEDFDDADEDDSEDEDEEQK; this is translated from the coding sequence TTGAATATACGTGAAATGACGAAAGAAGAAATGCAGGAAGAAGCGCTGATCGATCTGGCGTTTGCGGTGCTCGAGGAGCGGCGTGAAACCATGACATATCAGGAACTGGTAGCGGAAATTTCAACGCTGCAGGGCCTGCCGCCGGAAGAACTGAAAGCGCGGCTCGTCCAATTCTATACGGACCTGAACATCGACGGTCGCTTTCTTATTCTTGGGGAAAACCGCTGGGGAATCCGGGAATGGTATCCGGTTGAACAGATTGAAGAAGAATCTGCACCGACTGTGAAAACGCGTAAGAAGAAAGCGAAAAAGGTTGTTGAAGAGGAAGACGAAGAGTTGGAAATCGATGAGGACGAACTGGAAGGCTTCGACGACTTTGATGACGTGGACGACGACGATGACGATGACGATGATGACGATGATGTCACACCTGCTGTAACTGCTGACGATCCGGATGCTGTCGCAGACGTCGAAGTCCTGGACTTTGATGATGACGATGACGAGGAAGTTGATGAAATTGAAGGTCTCGTCGTTGAAGATGAAGATTTTGACGATGCAGATGAAGACGACAGCGAAGACGAGGACGAGGAACAGAAGTAA